One Pyrus communis chromosome 13, drPyrComm1.1, whole genome shotgun sequence genomic window carries:
- the LOC137711872 gene encoding umecyanin-like codes for MEKIQFAVFMAAAIGCFLTGPVTAFTHIVGGKEGWSVPENKTFYEDWAFPRTFGVGDRLVFPYRPGSGNVVVINKDDFDKCTQKNIIYMYYYGPTILNLTAPGDHYYYSGVGKHCEFGQKLHIKVVNKPGSSGKISPFKLVSKVKEITAGAPAPVTDAPAHAPSSATTIQNVGMASGLLTVFFSLFM; via the exons ATGGAAAAGATACAGTTTGCGGTGTTTATGGCGGCAGCGATCGGCTGCTTCTTGACGGGACCAGTGACTGCTTTCACTCACATTGTTGGAGGAAAAGAGGGCTGGTCTGTACCTGAGAACAAAACCTTCTACGAGGACTGGGCTTTTCCAAGAACCTTTGGTGTTGGTGACAGACTTG TTTTCCCCTACAGGCCAGGCTCTGGCAACGTAGTAGTCATCAACAAGGACGACTTCGACAAATGCACACAGAAGAATATCATTTACATGTACTACTACGGACCAACCATCCTCAACCTCACAGCACCAGGTGACCACTACTACTACAGTGGCGTCGGCAAGCACTGCGAGTTTGGCCAAAAGCTCCACATCAAGGTCGTCAACAAGCCCGGATCGTCTGGCAAGATTTCCCCATTCAAGCTTGTTTCCAAGGTCAAAGAGATCACCGCTGGTGCGCCTGCCCCCGTCACAGATGCGCCTGCTCATGCTCCTTCCTCAGCCACCACCATTCAAAATGTTGGCATGGCTTCTGGTTTATTGACCgtcttcttttctctcttcatgTAA